CACATCAATAAACCTGATTCTAAATTCAACAAGAAATGGAAGAAGACTATTATTATGAGGATCTCAAAACCTTCATCAAGATATGGCTTATTGCCATCTCTTGTATTTGCTACTGCTACTTAATCTCGTCCCGAATCTCAAATGTATTCCCAAGATTACTCTCGATTATCCCCGTCATCATCTTATTCTTCATCCTCCCTCTTCACCTCTCGACATTCAATCTCACGGGTCTCACTTTCATCTACATAGCTTGGCTCGCTAACTTCAAACTCGTACTATTCGCCTTTAACCAAGGCCCTCTAGCTTCAACGCCTCGATTGCCTTTCAAAGTTTTTGTCGCGGTTGCTCTCTTTCCAATCATCCCAAAACAAAAATTCACTAGTAACAATAAAAAATCAGTTAGTGCTCCAGCTCCAACTTCAGTTCCAGTACCATCACATAAACCAGTTCTGTTAGCCTTAAAAGCAATAATTCTCGCTATAATAGTAACTTCTTATCCATACAAGGATAAGTACTTCAACTCGGATGCGATAAAAGTTCTCTACTATTGTCATTTATACCTCGGTTTAGAATTATTTTACGCCACCACTGTGTTGATTGTTAAGATGATATTTCTTGGATTTAATTTTGAGATCGAACCACAGTTTAACGAGCCTTATTTAGCTACCTCGCTTCAGGATTACTGGGGCCGCAGGTGGAATCTTATGGCAACAAACGTCCTTCGTCCTACTGTCTATAATCCATTACGAAACATATTTACACCGATTTTTGGTACATTTTGGAGCAAGATTCCTGCCATTTTTGTGACTTTTGTGGTGTCCGGGTTAATGCACGAGTTAATGTATTTTTATTTCACACGCGAACTTCCTACGTGGGAAGTTACATGGTTTTTTGTACTGCATGGAGTGTGTACGTTCGTTGAGGTGATAGTTAAAAAGTTCATTAACCGCAGGCTTTGGTTGCCTTGGGTGGTGTCGGGGCCGATAACATTGGCATTTGTTGTGGTGACAAGTGATCGCTTGTTGTTTCCGCAACTAATAAGAAATGGTATAGATGTTAAGGTGGTAGATGAATATTTAGCTTTTGTAAATTATATTTTGGGGCCTAAACGAGAATGAAATGATGATAATCATCTACACCTAAAATAAATGTGACATACCATGTACTGATGTAACCAGGTAGACAAGGGTATAATTTGAATGTTTGAATTTGGAAACTGTTACTCACTTACTTGTGTTTGCATGGTCATTATATCTCATACCCAGCCCATAGGAAACTGGTAGGTTTGG
This window of the Rutidosis leptorrhynchoides isolate AG116_Rl617_1_P2 chromosome 7, CSIRO_AGI_Rlap_v1, whole genome shotgun sequence genome carries:
- the LOC139858910 gene encoding long-chain-alcohol O-fatty-acyltransferase-like, with product MEEDYYYEDLKTFIKIWLIAISCICYCYLISSRISNVFPRLLSIIPVIILFFILPLHLSTFNLTGLTFIYIAWLANFKLVLFAFNQGPLASTPRLPFKVFVAVALFPIIPKQKFTSNNKKSVSAPAPTSVPVPSHKPVLLALKAIILAIIVTSYPYKDKYFNSDAIKVLYYCHLYLGLELFYATTVLIVKMIFLGFNFEIEPQFNEPYLATSLQDYWGRRWNLMATNVLRPTVYNPLRNIFTPIFGTFWSKIPAIFVTFVVSGLMHELMYFYFTRELPTWEVTWFFVLHGVCTFVEVIVKKFINRRLWLPWVVSGPITLAFVVVTSDRLLFPQLIRNGIDVKVVDEYLAFVNYILGPKRE